One Phaseolus vulgaris cultivar G19833 chromosome 11, P. vulgaris v2.0, whole genome shotgun sequence genomic window carries:
- the LOC137836762 gene encoding uncharacterized protein gives MKADAAKVENLEKRSADREVLLGKVEKERDDAVDELAKAREENKKIVAELAQARDEGKKVAEDLAQARGETEELKKRADELKQQTEELKQQTEELEQSSAQVLSAGFDAALEQVACPYPELDLSMVSICNEVVDGKIVPSED, from the coding sequence atgaaagcggatgcagccaaggtagagaatCTTGAAAAAAGGTCGgccgatcgggaggttctccttggaaaggtcgagaaggagagggacgacgccGTGGATGAGCTCGCCAAGGCTCGAgaggaaaacaagaaaattGTTGCAGAGTtggcccaggcgcgggacgaaggcaaaaaggtagctgaagaccttgctcaagctcgtggggaaactgaagaactgaagaaacgagctgacgagctgaagcaACAAACCGAGGAGCTCAAGCAACAAACCGAAGAGCTTgagcaaagctccgcccaagtcctttccgctgggttcgacgccgccctggaaCAAGTCGCCTGCCCgtaccccgagctcgacctctccatggtgtcaatatgcaacgaagtggtggatgggaagatcgtgccttctgaagattaa